The Streptomyces sp. NBC_00597 DNA segment GCCGGCCGCATGCCGCCAGCGCTGCGCCGCTCCCCGCGCCGAGCCTCCGCACCCCTTCTCGCTCCGTCCCCCGAGGAGTCGTCATGGCCCAGAACGAACTCATCGATCCGCCCGCCCACGCTGATCCGGAACCGCCCCGCCAGCGCGCGCTCCTGCCCCTGCTGCTGGTCGCCAACTCCGCGATGCTGGCGGTCTACATGGGCGTCGGATCGATTCTGCTGCCCACTCAGGTCGCCGCGCTCGACCCCGCCCACAAGGTCGCCGTCCTCGGCGTGATCGGCGGGGTCAGCGCGGTCTTCGCGACCGCCTTCAACCCGATAGCCGGCGCCCTCTCCGACCGCAGCGGCCGCCGCAACCCCTGGGTGCTCGGCGGCGCGCTCGCCTCGCTGGCCGCCCTGGCCTCCCTCGGCTACGCCACCACCGCGCTGCTCCTCGGCATCGGCTGGTGCCTGGTGCAGGCGACCATGAACGTCTTCCAGGCCGCGGTCACCGCGATCGTCCCAGACCGCGTGCCCGTGGCCCGGCGCGGCACCGCATCCGCGCTGGTGGGGCTGGGCCTCCCGATCGGCGGCACGGTCGGCGTGCTGATCGCCTCCCGGACCGCGGAGCACCTGCGCACCGGGTACCTCGTCTTCGGCGCGATCGTCGCCGCCTCGGCCCTGCTGCTCACGCTCACCTGCCGGGACGTCCCGCGCACCGGCCCCGCCCCGGCCGCCGTGCCCAAGCGGGCCCAACTGGCCGCGTTCCTGTCGGCGCTGGCGAACCACGACTTCCGCTGGGCGTTCATCGGCCGGGCCCTGATGGTCCTCGGCTACTTCTCCGTCGTCGGCTACCAGCTGTACGTCCTGGACGACCACATCAGCCTCCCGGCCGGGCTGACCCCGCCCGCCGCGATGGCGGTGCTCACCCCCGTGTCGATGGTCGCGATGGCCCTGTCGACCGTGGTGGGCGGGTTGCTGTCCGACCGGTGGGACCGCCGCAAGGTGTTCGTCGGCGTCTCGGCCGCCCTCGCCGGGCTCGTCATGGTGGTTCCCGTGGTGAGCCCGACCTGGACGGGCATGCTCGTGTTCAGCGCGCTCAACGGCCTGGCGTTCGGCTGTTTCATGGCCGTCGACACCGCGCTGGTCACCCTGGTCCTGCCCCGGGCCGAGGACGCCGCCCGCGACATGGGCGTCCTCAACATCGCCAACGCCGGGCCGCAGATCATCGCCCCGTTCGTCGCCTCGGCCGTCGTGACCGGCTTCGGCGGATACACCCCGCTCTTCCTCGTCGGCGGGGCCCTCTCGCTGATCGGCGCACTCGCCATCCTCCCGATCCGCGGCGTGCGCTGATCCCCGCCGGGCCGCCGCTTCCCGGATCGCGGCGGCCCGGTCCGCACTCCGGCGGGCGCATGCCGAGGGTCGTGCGCCCGCCGGTGCCCTGCGCGGCGGCCTTCCCCCCGCCCCGGGCGATCACACCGCACCACCCTCACCTCCCACCCCACCGTTTTCGAAGGAGCCCCCTGTGAGAAGCAAGCGAGTCCTGCCGCCGGCCGTGCTGATCCTGTGCACGGCGGCCCTCACGGGTACGGCGCCCGCGGTCGCCTCGCCGCAGAACGCGCCGCAGGCCGCTCCCGCGGCAGCGCCCACGGCAACGCCCGCCGCCCCGCTGCGGATCCTGCTCACGAACGACGACGGCTACAACGCGCCGGGCATCCGCAAGGCGTTCGAGCGGCTGACCACCGCCGGGTACGACGTCACCGTCGTCGCGCCGCTCACCAACCAGAGCGGCACCGGCACGAAGCTGGCCGGCGCGCCCACGATCGCGGTGAAGCACCCCGAGCCGAAGGTGTGGGCCGTGGACGGCACGCCCGGTGACGCCGTGTCCTTCGGCCTCGCCGAGGTCTTCGAGGGGCACGCCCCCGACCTGGTGGTCTCCGGCACCAACTTCGGCCCGAACGTGGCCGGCCTGGCCACCCACTCCGGTACGGTCGGCGGCGCCGTCGTCGCCCTGGAGAGCGGCGTCCCGGCCATCGCGCTGAGCACCGGCGGCCTGGCCGTTCCCGACCCGACGGCCACGGTCAACGCGATGGGCCCCACCGTCGACTTCGCGGTCAAGCTGATCGACCGGCTGCGCGACCGGGCGCGGTCCGGACCGCTGCTGCCGAAGGGCGTCGGCCTGAACGTCAACCACCCGGTCGTCGGCGCGGACGGCAAGGGCGCCGCCGCCGGCGTCGCCGCGACCTTCCAGGACCCGCAGGCCCCGCTGCAGCCGGACTACACCGACGCCGGGGACGGGACCTGGAAGGTGAACGTGCAGTTCCGCCCGCAGCCGCCCGTCAGGGGCGGTGACGTGGAGGCCGTGAACGCCGGCAAGATCGCCATCAGCCCGATGAACGCCGACTGGAACGCCGGGCCCGCCGAGTTCGCGGTCGCCTCCGCCCTGATCGCGGGGCTACGCCCGTGAGGCGACCTCGTACGGCACGGTCGCTGCTCGGCGCCGCGTGCGCGCTCGCGGCCCTGCTCACCGCGGCGCCCCCCGCGTCGGCCACGAAGGCGGCTCCGCCCAGCGGCACCGCGCACCCCCAAGTCAACGTGGCGCAAGGCGTGCTGCGCGGGCAGGAGCACGACGGCGCCCAGGAGTTCCTGGGTGTCCCCTACGCCGCTCCCCCGGTCGGGGACGCCAGGCTGCGCCCGCCGCAGGAGCCGGGCCGCTGGACCGGGGTCCGCGAAGCCGGCCGGCAGGCCCCGGCGTGCCTGCAGTTCTCGCCGCACGGCCTGCGCGATCCGCAGGACGTCAGCGAAGACTGTCTGTACCTCGACGTGTACCGGCCCCGAACGGCCCGTGCCGGAGCCCGGCTTCCGGTGATCGTGTGGCTGCCCGGGGGTGCGTTCAGCCAGGGCACGGGGACGCAGTTCGTCGGCCGCACCATGGCCGATCTCACCGGTACCGTCGTCGTCAGCATCAACTACCGCCTGGGGCAGCTCGGATACCTCGGACTGCCCGAGATCGCCGGGCAGAACGCGCAGCGTTCCGGTTCTTTCGGGCTGATGGACCAGATGGCGGCGCTGCGCTGGACCCGGGAGAACATCGCCGCGTTCGGCGGGAACCCGGGCAACGTGACGGTGGCGGGGCAGTCTGCGGGCAGCGCTTCCGTCTGTGCGCTGCTGGCGGCGCCTTCGGCCGCCGGGCTGTTCCACCGGGCCGTGCTGCAGAGCGGGCCGTGCACGCTGATCCGCACGCCGGACGGTGCGCGGGCCGAGGCGCAGGCGCGGGCCTTCGCCGCGCATGCGGGCTGTAGGGAACCGGGAACGCTGGTCGAGTGCTTGCGGGCCGCTTCCGGGACGGTGCTGGTCGAGGCGGCCCGTACGGTGCCCACCTCGGGTCCGGCGTCCGGCGACGGACTGCTGCCGGTCGATCCGGCGGAGGCCATCGAGAGCGGGCACTGGAACAAGGTGCCGGTGCTGATCGGGAGCAACCGCTCGGAGGCGCGCTTCTTCGTCGCGCTCACGCAGCCGTACCTGACGCAGGAGCAGTACACCGCGCAGGTCCTGGCGGGGTACGGGGCCGCGGGCCCGCAGGTGCTGGCCCGGTACCCGGTGTCGGCGTACGGGCCCCCGTACCTGGCGCTGTCGGCGGTCATGACGGACGCGACGTTCGCCTGCCAGACGCAGTGGACGGCGCAGCTGTTCGCCGGGCAAGTGCCGACGTACGTCTACGAGTTCGACGACCCTGACTCGCCGACCCTGGCCGGGGCGCAGGTGCCCGGCCTGGACGAGTCGAACGCGCACAGTGCGGAGTTGGCGTACCTGTACGACTTCACCATGACCGAGCGCCCGTTGACCGCGGGCCAGGTCGCGTTCGCGGCGCGGATGAAGCGCTACTGGGGTGCGTTCGCGCGCTACGGCGCGCCCGTGGTGCCGGGGCAGCCGCTGTGGCCGGCGGGCGGGTCCGGGGCCGGGCCCGCCCAGGTGCTGGCCCTCAATCCGGCGGCGATCCGGGCGGGCACCTCGTTCGGGGCGGACCACCAGTGCGCCTTCTGGCGGACCCGGCCGCCCGGGCCGCCGGTGTGATCGGCTGAACGCGGCTCCGGCCCGGCCCGGGGGGGGCCGGGCCGGGGTCGGTCAGCCGGTCCTCGTACCCGAGTGGCGGCGGCGCAGGATGAACACGGCCGCCGCCACGAGGGCGACGAGGACGGACCCGAGGGTCAGCAGCCAGGCGGGGACGCCTCCGACGGTGAGCAGTTCGCCGTGGTAGATGACCTTCCGGTACGGGGTGTCGGCGGCCGTGGCGCGCAGTTCGTGGTCGGCGTCGATGCGGCCCGGTTCCGGGAACTCCTGCTCGATCGCCGTCAGGAAGGCGGGCTTGCCGCCGGTGAGCGTGGCGAGGGCGCCCTCCGGGGTGACCTCGCCCGCGAAGGTGATCTTCGGGTCGGCGCCGCCGATCGGGGAGGCGGGTTCCATCCGGTGGTCGGCGAGGACGTACAGGCCGAGGGACTGGGGGGTCTTGGCCAGCCGGGACAGCCGCATCGGGTAGACCAGCCGGTTGCTGTCGAAGCGGATCTTCAAGGGGTCGAGGGTGCCCTTCAGGGTCTTGCCCGGTTCCCGGGGGGCGAGGCGTACGGCGACGTACTCCCACTTCTGGTCGACGTACGGCTTCAGTTCGGCGGCGAGGCCGTCGGGCAGTTTGAAGCCGTTGGTCTCCAGCCAGTTGCGCAGCGCGTCGGGGTCGGTCGCGGTGAGGCGCGCGACGTCGAAGTCGCCGAGCTGTTCGCGGCCGACGACGCCGACCGAGGGCGCGCCCGCGCCGGGCGCCGCGTCGCCCACGGAACGGGACGAGCCCGAGGAGAAGGGCCAGTCCCGGTCACGGGGCCAGAAGTAGCTGCGGGTCTTGAACTCGGGCCGGGTGAGCCAGGTCAGCTGTTGGAACACGTCCCCGTCGCCCAGCTCGACCGACGCCCGTCCGGGCACCGGCATGATCCAGGCCGCCCGCGGGGCGTCCCCGCGGACGACGAACCGCATCACGATCTGTTCCGTGCGCCCGTCGAAGCGCACGACGGAGGTCTCGCGTTCGACGCCGATCCGGGCGTACCCCTCGGGGATCATGGCGCCGCAGCCGCAGGCGTACGCCGGGCTGATCAGCGATCCCAGCTGTGTCGCGAGCAGGGCCAGCAGCAGGGCGGTGATTCTTCGTTTCATCCACACGGGGTCTCAGACGAGAGCCCCGGTGTTCCGGTTCCGGCCACGGTCACAGGGCCGTTCCGACTGGCGGAACCCCCTGGTCAGGCTGGTTCCCGATGCCCATACTGCTCGCATGAGAGGGACGGACAAGCCGCGCAGCAGCCCCTTGGTGCCGGACGCGGTGGGGGTAGAGATCGGCCGGCACGACTGGGAGGCCGTGACGTGCGGCTGCGGCCGCAGCGCGGGGCACCTCGTGGACACGCTGTGGGCGGCGGCCGAGGGGCACCCGGCCGCCTTCCGGGCGCTGGAGGGCCACGCCTTCCTGTCCGGACGCCTGCACCCGCCCGCGCCCGGGGTGTGCGGGGTGCTGATGGGCGTGTGGTCGGCGGGCCCGCCGCGGCTGGCCACCCGCGAGGCGCTGCTGTGGACGCTGCTGTCCCTGCTCGGCGCCGAGGACGACGGGTCCTCGTACGAGGCCGGGCTGTACGGGCAGTGCGCGGCGTTCGTCCGCGCCGGTCTGCCCTCGCTGCGCCGCGCGGCGGCCGCCGCGCCGGGCACCGCGACGGCCGCCTACGTGGACGGCGTCGTGGAGCTGCTCGGCCTGGTTTCCTGACGGTCCTGGCGCGGGACGCCGTCCGCGAGGCACCGCCGCAGCAGGTCCGGGGTGACGTCTTCCAGGGAGTGCGCGAAGGTGCGCGCCGGCGAGGCCGGCACCTCCAGCAGCGACGGGACGACCAGCACCCCGCATCCGGCGGCCTCGGCGGAGGCGGCGCCGTCGGGCGAGTCCTCCACGGCCACGCAGTCCCCCGCCGTGGCGTCGAGCCGTTCGGCGGCCGTCCGGTACGGCTCCGGGTGCGGTTTCGTGCGGTCCGTGTCGTCGGCGGACAGGGTGAACGCGAACGGGACATGGGCCAGCGAGCCGCCGACCACCGAGTCCACGACGAGCCGCGGCGAGGCGCTGACCAGGGCGAAGGGCACGCCTTCCGTCTCCAGCGCGGTCAGCAGCCGCTGGGCGCCGGGCCGCATCGGCGCCCCGGCCTCCACCCGGCGGAAGAAGTCCGCGGTCAGGGACTGCGCCACCGCGGACGGGTCTCCCCCACCCGAGACCCGTACGAGGTGGGCTGCGGTGTCCTCGACGGCGCGGCCGACGACCTCGGGGGCGTCCGCGTCGGTGAGTTCGTGGCCGAGGCCCTGGGCGATGCGCTCGGTGGTCCGCCACCACAGCACCTCGGTGTCGACCAGGGTGCCGTCCATGTCGAACAGGACGGCGGCGAGGGCGCTCACGCGGACCGGGCCACGACGAGGACCGGACGCTCGGCCAGCCCGACGGCGGCCCGCGCGCCCGGCGCGAGTTCGCCGGCGTCCCGCGAGGGCAGGTCCGCCTTGACGGT contains these protein-coding regions:
- a CDS encoding MFS transporter, whose product is MAQNELIDPPAHADPEPPRQRALLPLLLVANSAMLAVYMGVGSILLPTQVAALDPAHKVAVLGVIGGVSAVFATAFNPIAGALSDRSGRRNPWVLGGALASLAALASLGYATTALLLGIGWCLVQATMNVFQAAVTAIVPDRVPVARRGTASALVGLGLPIGGTVGVLIASRTAEHLRTGYLVFGAIVAASALLLTLTCRDVPRTGPAPAAVPKRAQLAAFLSALANHDFRWAFIGRALMVLGYFSVVGYQLYVLDDHISLPAGLTPPAAMAVLTPVSMVAMALSTVVGGLLSDRWDRRKVFVGVSAALAGLVMVVPVVSPTWTGMLVFSALNGLAFGCFMAVDTALVTLVLPRAEDAARDMGVLNIANAGPQIIAPFVASAVVTGFGGYTPLFLVGGALSLIGALAILPIRGVR
- the surE gene encoding 5'/3'-nucleotidase SurE; protein product: MRSKRVLPPAVLILCTAALTGTAPAVASPQNAPQAAPAAAPTATPAAPLRILLTNDDGYNAPGIRKAFERLTTAGYDVTVVAPLTNQSGTGTKLAGAPTIAVKHPEPKVWAVDGTPGDAVSFGLAEVFEGHAPDLVVSGTNFGPNVAGLATHSGTVGGAVVALESGVPAIALSTGGLAVPDPTATVNAMGPTVDFAVKLIDRLRDRARSGPLLPKGVGLNVNHPVVGADGKGAAAGVAATFQDPQAPLQPDYTDAGDGTWKVNVQFRPQPPVRGGDVEAVNAGKIAISPMNADWNAGPAEFAVASALIAGLRP
- a CDS encoding carboxylesterase/lipase family protein, producing MRRPRTARSLLGAACALAALLTAAPPASATKAAPPSGTAHPQVNVAQGVLRGQEHDGAQEFLGVPYAAPPVGDARLRPPQEPGRWTGVREAGRQAPACLQFSPHGLRDPQDVSEDCLYLDVYRPRTARAGARLPVIVWLPGGAFSQGTGTQFVGRTMADLTGTVVVSINYRLGQLGYLGLPEIAGQNAQRSGSFGLMDQMAALRWTRENIAAFGGNPGNVTVAGQSAGSASVCALLAAPSAAGLFHRAVLQSGPCTLIRTPDGARAEAQARAFAAHAGCREPGTLVECLRAASGTVLVEAARTVPTSGPASGDGLLPVDPAEAIESGHWNKVPVLIGSNRSEARFFVALTQPYLTQEQYTAQVLAGYGAAGPQVLARYPVSAYGPPYLALSAVMTDATFACQTQWTAQLFAGQVPTYVYEFDDPDSPTLAGAQVPGLDESNAHSAELAYLYDFTMTERPLTAGQVAFAARMKRYWGAFARYGAPVVPGQPLWPAGGSGAGPAQVLALNPAAIRAGTSFGADHQCAFWRTRPPGPPV
- a CDS encoding DUF2330 domain-containing protein, translated to MKRRITALLLALLATQLGSLISPAYACGCGAMIPEGYARIGVERETSVVRFDGRTEQIVMRFVVRGDAPRAAWIMPVPGRASVELGDGDVFQQLTWLTRPEFKTRSYFWPRDRDWPFSSGSSRSVGDAAPGAGAPSVGVVGREQLGDFDVARLTATDPDALRNWLETNGFKLPDGLAAELKPYVDQKWEYVAVRLAPREPGKTLKGTLDPLKIRFDSNRLVYPMRLSRLAKTPQSLGLYVLADHRMEPASPIGGADPKITFAGEVTPEGALATLTGGKPAFLTAIEQEFPEPGRIDADHELRATAADTPYRKVIYHGELLTVGGVPAWLLTLGSVLVALVAAAVFILRRRHSGTRTG
- a CDS encoding HAD family hydrolase codes for the protein MSALAAVLFDMDGTLVDTEVLWWRTTERIAQGLGHELTDADAPEVVGRAVEDTAAHLVRVSGGGDPSAVAQSLTADFFRRVEAGAPMRPGAQRLLTALETEGVPFALVSASPRLVVDSVVGGSLAHVPFAFTLSADDTDRTKPHPEPYRTAAERLDATAGDCVAVEDSPDGAASAEAAGCGVLVVPSLLEVPASPARTFAHSLEDVTPDLLRRCLADGVPRQDRQETRPSSSTTPST